One part of the Glycine soja cultivar W05 chromosome 11, ASM419377v2, whole genome shotgun sequence genome encodes these proteins:
- the LOC114377460 gene encoding uncharacterized protein LOC114377460: MSLSWASALRITILLLLLAAVIVACFTLPIEKMMKDFLLWVDHDLGPWGPLVLAVAYIPLTVLAVPASVLTLGGGYLFGLPVGFVADSIGATVGAGAAFLLGRTIGRSFVVSRLKDYPQFRSVAIAIRRSGFKIVLLLRLVPLLPFNMLNYLLSVTPVSIGEYMLASWLGMMPITLALVYVGTTLKDLSDVTHGWGEFSKTRWAFIILGLVISVVLMICVTKVAKAALDKALAENEDIDGITSSPDLPIVAEPSADLNQPLIIKIDSSEDSHEK; encoded by the exons ATGTCTTTGTCTTGGGCCTCCGCCCTCAGGATCACCattctccttctcctcctcgcCGCGGTCATCGTCGCATGCTTCACTCTCCCAATCGAAAAG ATGATGAAGGACTTCTTATTATGGGTCGATCACGATCTTGGTCCCTGGGGCCCACTTGTTCT GGCTGTTGCTTACATTCCTTTGACTGTCTTGGCTGTTCCAGCTTCAGTGCTTACT CTTGGTGGAGGTTATCTTTTTGGGCTTCCAGTGGGATTTGTTGCTGACTCTATTGGTGCAACTGTTGGTGCCGGAGCTGCATTTCTTCTTGGTAGAACA ATTGGGAGATCATTTGTTGTTTCTAGGTTGAAGGATTATCCACAATTCAGATCAGTGGCAATTGCAATTCGAAGATCTGGCTTTAAG ATTGTATTACTGCTTCGGCTTGTTCCACTACTACCATTTAACATGTTAAATTATCTCTTGTCGGTGACTCCTGTTTCAATAGGGGAATACATGCTGGCTTCCTGGTTAGGAATGATG CCAATAACACTGGCACTTGTTTATGTTGGAACAACTCTTAAAGATCTTTCTGATGTGACACATGGTTGGGGCGAGTTCTCAAAGACTCGTTGG GCGTTTATCATTCTTGGTCTTGTGATATCTG TTGTTCTGATGATATGTGTTACCAAAGTTGCCAAGGCTGCTTTAGATAAAGCCTTGGCCGAAAATGAAGACATTGATGGGATTACTTCCTCGCCAGATTTACCTATTGTTGCTGAACCATCAGCAGATCTTAACCAACCTCTCATAATTAAGATAGATTCTTCTGAAGACAGTCATGAAAAGTAA